In Pirellulaceae bacterium, one DNA window encodes the following:
- the aroE gene encoding shikimate dehydrogenase, whose translation MNFLKQITASFAQPAAENPTVEMIEAAYRHHHLDWRYINFEVPPAALADAVRGARAMGFAGFNCSIPHKVEVIQHLDGLGESASIMGAVNCVVRREDQYIGENTDGKGFLRSLQEKIDPADKSIVLLGAGGAARAIGVEVALAGAKQITVVNRDEQRGSELAALLNDRTPTAAEFIRWQNEFAVPTTTDVVVNATSVGLFPDIEARLALDQQSLTDKMIVADVIPNPLRTRLIADAESRGCTVIDGLGMLVNQGIISIKYWTGADVEPQVMRDRVVEVLGL comes from the coding sequence ATGAATTTCTTGAAACAGATCACAGCCTCGTTCGCTCAACCCGCGGCAGAAAACCCGACGGTCGAGATGATCGAAGCCGCTTATCGGCACCATCATCTTGATTGGCGGTACATCAACTTCGAGGTCCCGCCGGCAGCTCTTGCGGATGCCGTCCGAGGAGCTCGAGCGATGGGCTTTGCGGGTTTCAACTGCTCCATACCCCATAAAGTCGAAGTGATCCAACATCTGGATGGCCTCGGCGAGTCAGCATCGATCATGGGTGCGGTCAACTGTGTCGTCCGTCGGGAAGATCAGTACATTGGCGAAAACACCGACGGCAAAGGATTCCTACGATCCCTGCAGGAGAAAATTGATCCTGCTGATAAATCCATTGTGCTATTGGGTGCCGGCGGAGCCGCTCGCGCGATCGGAGTCGAAGTGGCACTCGCCGGAGCCAAACAAATTACGGTGGTCAACCGCGACGAACAAAGAGGATCTGAACTGGCCGCTCTCTTGAACGATCGGACACCTACTGCCGCTGAATTTATCCGCTGGCAAAACGAATTCGCGGTCCCGACGACAACCGATGTTGTCGTCAATGCGACCTCTGTCGGCCTTTTCCCAGATATCGAGGCTCGATTGGCCCTGGATCAACAGAGTTTGACCGACAAGATGATCGTTGCAGACGTGATCCCGAATCCGCTCCGCACCCGGTTGATTGCCGACGCCGAATCGCGAGGCTGCACTGTGATCGATGGCTTGGGAATGCTGGTAAATCAAGGCATCATTAGTATCAAATACTGGACCGGAGCCGACGTCGAACCTCAAGTCATGCGTGATCGAGTGGTTGAAGTTCTCGGCCTGTAA